TGGTTGCTAATCTTGTAAACAGCCCGAATATAATGAAAACAAGGGCTGTCATCCAGATCTTGATTGGGATTCCAAAATTTATTTCAGCAGGATCCAGGAATGGTATTTTATCAAAAATCAGATGCCTGAAATAATTGAACTGCATCACTCCACAAAGTAATATCAATGAATAAGCTATTCTGAATACAGCAAGTCCTAGTCCTGAAATTTTTTTATTATAAAGATTTTTAATCATTTGTTATTCTAAAATTTTTGAGAAAATTCTTTCAGCATATTCATAAGATGAAAATTCCTGAACCTGTCTGACTGCGTTTTTCGAGAAAACAGTATAGGAATCTTTACTGAGTTCAAAGATTTTTCTTATTCCTTCAGCTAATTTTCTGCTGTCTTTTACCGGAGCTTTATATCCGTTATAATCGTCAATTACCATATTGGTAACAACTCCCGTATCAAATCCCACAACAGGTGTTCCACAGGCTAATGCTTCCGAAACCATCATGGGCCCGGAATCTTCGATAGATGAATTTATGAAAATATCAGCTGCTTGGTATAATAAAGCCAGCAGTCTATAATCTTTTATATAATCTATTTTTTGTTTTTTAAAGGTTACCTGGTCAAACTCTTCATTTACAGTATTGGAAACCACCAGAAGGACTATTTTTTCTTTTAATTCTATAGGTAATTCTTTATCTAATATTTTCAGAGCATCAAGTAAATAAGAAAAACCTTTTCTGGGATCTTCCATATTTTGGGCTCCTGTTAAAATATAAAAATAATCATCCGATAAAGAGAAAATTCTTTTAGCAATTGACTTATTTTTATCATTAAGGAGCTTGGTATCGATGAGGCTGTTGATATTGTGAATTGTTTTCTGATCTTTATAGATCTTTGAATTCTGAGCCTGTGTGAATGTTAATCCTGAACCTGCAATAATCTGAAAATTAGCTTTTTGAGCATTTTCATATTTTCTGTCAAAATTATTTTTTGCGATTACTTTTTCGTCAGCTTCTATAATAGCAGGACATTTTTCATCACAACCTCTGATATAACCTTCACACCCCCAGGAGAAATGACATCCTCCGGTAAAGTGATTCATATCTACTGTAATGTTGAAAATTTTTGCCTGGGTGGCATTATAAATATTCAACAAGTCTGTACTGTTGAGGAAGTCAATGGTCATTCCTGTAAAAATAAAATCCGGTGTAAAACCAACTGTTTTTATAAGACTTTCAACATTAATATTTTCTGACAATTCATCTTTACTTAAAAAAGAGTATTTGCTGTCAGTACTAAAATTTTTTTTTGCCTGTGAGGAAGAAGCTGTTGTAAGCTTAGCTTTGACTTTATTCGTTATAGTTCTTAGTAACCCTGGATTCGCAGGAACAGAAGATTGATGACTGTAAGCTTTAATGAATTCTTCATTTTTCGTTTTATACTTTACGCACATGACAACCTCATGCCCCATATTTTTTAAAATATGAGCAACTTTATACATTGCTTCATATGCTCCGTTTAGGTCACCTGTAGATAAAATTAATATTTTTTTACTCATTTGTTTTTACATCCATATTACAGGAGGGGTAATGATTCCGTTGTCTGTATCTCCGGCAAGAAAGTTCTCATGCCCCGTTTCTATGATATTAAGTTGTACACCTCCTTTTATTATATCATACAATTCTACCGAGGGAGTATCTATAGCAACTGAAAGTACATAAGTGTTGGGAATCAGCTTTTCACCTTCTATCTTTATAGTAAAACTATTTTCGTTTTTTCCATCAAATACCTTTCTGGCGATAAAGATTACGTTTTCAAATTTGTCCAAAACAGCGATATTTACTCTGATACCAGAAGTAACCCTTCTATTGATGAAGCTTATATCAACATTAATATCTTCATTGTGTCCAAATTCTGTGGTTTCAACAGATTTGTTATTATAGATTCTGACTTTTTGGATTTGGGCTTTTTTGTTTATATCCTCAATATAGCTGAACTCAACATTAGGAGAAAGTTCATTGATGATATAGTTTTCCAATACACTGTTAATGTCTCCGTGATGGTCAACCTGTCCGTTTTTTAAAAGAATACCGGATGTACAGAGTTGCTTAACGGCGGCCATATTATGACTCACAAAAAGGATGGTTCTTCCCTCACCTTTTGTTACATCATTCATTTTCCCCAGACATTTCTTTTGAAATTCAGCATCTCCTACCGCTAAAACCTCATCTACAATAAGAATTTCAGATTCCAGGTGAGCCGCTACCGCAAAAGCTAAGCGGACATACATCCCTGAAGAATATCTTTTAACTGGAGTGTCAATGTACCTTTCAACTCCGGAAAAAGCTACGATTTCATCAAATTTACGTTTGATTTCTTTACGGGTCATTCCTAATATGGCACCATTTAAGAATACATTTTCCCGTCCTGTCATCTCAGGGTGAAACCCGGTACCTACTTCTAATAATGAAGCGATTCTACCATTGGTATATATTTTTCCTGTAGTAGGTTTTGTTACCTTACTCAACAACTTAAGCAGAGTAGATTTTCCGGCACCATTTCTTCCAATAATTCCTACAGCATCACCTTTTTCGATTTCAAAATTAATATCACGGAGAGACCAAACGTATTCAGAATCCCCTTTGGTCGCTCTGTCGTTTGCTTCCCCAATTTTCAAATAAGGATCTTCTTTTCCTCTTACTTTATACCAGAATCTGTTGAGGTCATGAGAAAGAGTACCTGTTCCGACCTGTCCCAGGCGGTATTGTTTAGATATATTTTCTGCTTTTAAAGCCAGCATATTTTTTCAATTTATATTTTTAAATAAGGAGTAATTATACAGTATCCATAAAGGTTTTTTCAACCTTATTGAAAATGACAATTCCTGCAGCCATAATGATAAGAATAATGAAAGTGCTTATACCCAGCATAAGCGGGGAGAAGTCACCAACGCCCAACCATGCATATTTAAAACATTCAAAAATTCCGGTTAAAGGATTATATAAAGCGACCTCTTTAAAAATTCCTCTAAGAGCAGAAGTAGGATAGATAACAGGAGTGGCATACATATATAAACTTACACCAAATCCCAGAAGCATACTGAGATCTTTGTATTTCGTTGTGAGAGCGGAAAATATCATTCCCAGTCCTAATGAGAAAAGCGCCATCAGTAAAATAAGAAAGGGAGTTGCAAGAATCCACCAGTTAACATGAATCTGCCCCTGACTTAAATAATATCCCCATACGATAATGAATAAAAGAAACTGCACACCAAGCCGCATAAGATTGGAAATAACAATCGATAGGGGAGTGACAAGTCTTGGGAAGTATACCTTGCCGAATATTCCTGCGTTTCCTGAAAAAGTAGAGGAAGTTGCCAGTAATGAGGAGGAAAAATAATTCCAAAGAGTAACACCTGCCAGATAAAAGAGTAGAGGGGGAGCGCCGTCAGTGGGTAACTTGGCAATTCTGCCAAAAATTACCAGATATACAATAGTTGTTAAAATAGGATTGATAAAAAACCATACCGGGCCCAGGATAGTTTGTTTAAAGCTGGAAACAAAATCTCTTTTGACAAACATATAGACAAGATCTTTGTATTTCCAGACCTCCTTTAGCTTCAAGTCAAATAACGAATGATCTGCATCAATCGTTTCTGTCCACTTTTGTTGTGGTTCATTCATCTGTGTAAGTTTTTGCAAATTTATAAATAATTAATTCTTACCTTGTTTTTCTAGTTTATGAATTATTGTTAAAATAAAACTAAAAAATTACAACTAATATATTGATATTTGTTGGTATAAGCAAAAACTATTGGCATAAAGCCAATAGTTTGCAGTATGTGTAAAGTTTGTATTATTTACGGATAAGCTGTTTTAAATATTCGCCGTAGCCGCTTTTTCCGTATTTTACTGCGGTTTCAAGCAGTTTTTCTTCATTGATGAACTTATTTCGGAATGCGATTTCTTCGATGCAGCCAATTTTGAAGCCTTGTCTTTTTTCGATAACACTTACAAATTCAGAAGCGTCGTGAAGAGAGTCAAAGGTTCCGGTGTCCAGCCATGCAGTACCTCTGTCCAGAACGGCGACTTCCAGTTTTTGATTTTTCAGATAGACGTTATTGATGTCAGTGATCTCTAATTCACCCCTTGCAGAAGGTTGAATGTTTTTTGCAATCTCCACTACATTGTTGTCGTAAAAGTATAAACCTGGAACGGCGTAATTTGATTTTGGATTCAGTGGCTTTTCTTCAATAGAGACCGCTTTTAGATCTTTGTCGAATTCTACAACACCATATCTTTCAGGATCGGCAACATGGTATGCAAATACAACCCCTCCTTCAGGATTGGTTTTATTTTTCAGTAAAGTTCCCATTTCAGAACCATAAAAAATATTATCACCTAAAACCAGAGCGGCAGAATCATTGCCAATAAACTGATCTCCCAAAATAAATGCCTGGGCAAGTCCATCCGGGCTTGGCTGTACAACATATTCAATATTACATCCTATCTGAGAGCCATCCCCCAAAAGCTTGATAAATCCTTCCTGATCGTGTGGTGTTGTTATAATTAGGATATCCTTAATCCCGGCTAAAAGAAGCGTAGATAGTGGATAGTAAATCATAGGTTTATCATAAACAGGCATTAATTGCTTACTGACTGCTATGGTTAGAGGGTAAAGTCTTGTTCCGGAACCCCCGGCTAATATTATTCCTTTCATGTGTTAGTGCGTATTACGCTTATTTCTTTTGTGTTGTAAGTTGATTATTTTTACTTTGTAAAGGCTAATAAGAAAGTTGTGCTTTATTAGCTTTATTATTAAAAGTTTAGCTGTATTGTTTATGATAGTAATCCTGGTAATTTCCGGTAGTGACATTTTCCAGCCATTCTTTATTTTCCAGATACCAGTCAATTGTTTTTCCTAATCCTTCTTCAAAAGTTACAGATGGTTTCCATCCTAGATCCTGATTCAGCTTAGTTGCATCGATAGCATAACGTTTGTCATGTCCAGGTCTGTCTTTTACAAAAGTGATGAGTTTCTCAGAATAGCCTTCCGGTTTTCCAAGCTTAGCATCCATCTGTTTGATCAACTCTTTCACCAGATCAATATTTTGCCATTCGTTAAAACCGCCAATGTTATAAGTTTCTCCTGTTTTAGCTTCGTTAAAAATTTGGTGGATTCCCTTTGCGTGATCGATTACAAATAACCAGTCTCTCGTATATTTTCCATCACCATAGATTGGCAGTGGTCTTTCATTCATAATGTTAGAAATACAAAGAGGAATTAGCTTTTCAGGGAAGTGATTAGGTCCGTAATTATTTGAACAGTTTGATACAATGAAAGGCATGCCGTATGTGTTTCCATAGGCTCTTACCAAGTGGTCGGAAGCTGCTTTTGAAGCTGAGTATGGAGACTGAGGGTCGTAAGATGTTGTTTCTAAAAAGAATCCTGTTTCTCCCAAGCTTCCGTATACTTCATCTGTAGAAACATGATAGAATAAGTTGGTTCTTTTTTCGTCAGGGAATCTTCCGTGGGTATGGTCCGGATTTAATGTCCAGAACTCTTTACAAAGATTGAGGAGGTTGGCTGTTCCATTCACATTGGTGTTGATAAATGCCATTGGGTCTGTGATGCTTCTGTCCACATGGCTTTCTGCAGCTAAATGTACTACAGCATCCGGATTATATTTTTCAAAGACTTTTCTAAGTTCTTCCGGTTGGGTGATATCTGCTTTTTCGAAAACATAATTAGGCTCATTTTCGATGTCTTTCAGGTTTTCCAGATTTCCGGCATAGGTAAGAGCATCAAGATTGATGATCATGGTATCCGGGTTGTTTTTTACAAATTCTCTCACAACATGGGATCCGATGAATCCGGCTCCTCCAGTAATAATAATATTTTTCATTTATGTTATTTTAAAATGGTCTTTCTTCCTATACTTTTATAATAAAATCCGTTTTGCTCAGGGATTTCCAGCGGATACATATTTCTGCCGTCAAAAATGACTGTGTTTTTCATTTTTTTAGCCATAAGTTCAAAATTAGGATTTTTGAACTCCGGCCATTCTGTAGCGATGAATAGTGCATCTGCATCTTCTAACGCATCATACATTCCCTTGGCGTATTGTATCTTGTCTCCGAGGAATTTTTTAACATTGTTTTCTGCAACGGCATCATAAGCTGTGATTTTTGCTCCTTTC
This genomic window from Chryseobacterium sp. MEBOG06 contains:
- a CDS encoding glycosyltransferase is translated as MSKKILILSTGDLNGAYEAMYKVAHILKNMGHEVVMCVKYKTKNEEFIKAYSHQSSVPANPGLLRTITNKVKAKLTTASSSQAKKNFSTDSKYSFLSKDELSENINVESLIKTVGFTPDFIFTGMTIDFLNSTDLLNIYNATQAKIFNITVDMNHFTGGCHFSWGCEGYIRGCDEKCPAIIEADEKVIAKNNFDRKYENAQKANFQIIAGSGLTFTQAQNSKIYKDQKTIHNINSLIDTKLLNDKNKSIAKRIFSLSDDYFYILTGAQNMEDPRKGFSYLLDALKILDKELPIELKEKIVLLVVSNTVNEEFDQVTFKKQKIDYIKDYRLLALLYQAADIFINSSIEDSGPMMVSEALACGTPVVGFDTGVVTNMVIDDYNGYKAPVKDSRKLAEGIRKIFELSKDSYTVFSKNAVRQVQEFSSYEYAERIFSKILE
- a CDS encoding polysaccharide ABC transporter ATP-binding protein, which produces MLALKAENISKQYRLGQVGTGTLSHDLNRFWYKVRGKEDPYLKIGEANDRATKGDSEYVWSLRDINFEIEKGDAVGIIGRNGAGKSTLLKLLSKVTKPTTGKIYTNGRIASLLEVGTGFHPEMTGRENVFLNGAILGMTRKEIKRKFDEIVAFSGVERYIDTPVKRYSSGMYVRLAFAVAAHLESEILIVDEVLAVGDAEFQKKCLGKMNDVTKGEGRTILFVSHNMAAVKQLCTSGILLKNGQVDHHGDINSVLENYIINELSPNVEFSYIEDINKKAQIQKVRIYNNKSVETTEFGHNEDINVDISFINRRVTSGIRVNIAVLDKFENVIFIARKVFDGKNENSFTIKIEGEKLIPNTYVLSVAIDTPSVELYDIIKGGVQLNIIETGHENFLAGDTDNGIITPPVIWM
- a CDS encoding ABC transporter permease, which produces MNEPQQKWTETIDADHSLFDLKLKEVWKYKDLVYMFVKRDFVSSFKQTILGPVWFFINPILTTIVYLVIFGRIAKLPTDGAPPLLFYLAGVTLWNYFSSSLLATSSTFSGNAGIFGKVYFPRLVTPLSIVISNLMRLGVQFLLFIIVWGYYLSQGQIHVNWWILATPFLILLMALFSLGLGMIFSALTTKYKDLSMLLGFGVSLYMYATPVIYPTSALRGIFKEVALYNPLTGIFECFKYAWLGVGDFSPLMLGISTFIILIIMAAGIVIFNKVEKTFMDTV
- the rfbA gene encoding glucose-1-phosphate thymidylyltransferase RfbA; this encodes MKGIILAGGSGTRLYPLTIAVSKQLMPVYDKPMIYYPLSTLLLAGIKDILIITTPHDQEGFIKLLGDGSQIGCNIEYVVQPSPDGLAQAFILGDQFIGNDSAALVLGDNIFYGSEMGTLLKNKTNPEGGVVFAYHVADPERYGVVEFDKDLKAVSIEEKPLNPKSNYAVPGLYFYDNNVVEIAKNIQPSARGELEITDINNVYLKNQKLEVAVLDRGTAWLDTGTFDSLHDASEFVSVIEKRQGFKIGCIEEIAFRNKFINEEKLLETAVKYGKSGYGEYLKQLIRK
- the rfbB gene encoding dTDP-glucose 4,6-dehydratase — protein: MKNIIITGGAGFIGSHVVREFVKNNPDTMIINLDALTYAGNLENLKDIENEPNYVFEKADITQPEELRKVFEKYNPDAVVHLAAESHVDRSITDPMAFINTNVNGTANLLNLCKEFWTLNPDHTHGRFPDEKRTNLFYHVSTDEVYGSLGETGFFLETTSYDPQSPYSASKAASDHLVRAYGNTYGMPFIVSNCSNNYGPNHFPEKLIPLCISNIMNERPLPIYGDGKYTRDWLFVIDHAKGIHQIFNEAKTGETYNIGGFNEWQNIDLVKELIKQMDAKLGKPEGYSEKLITFVKDRPGHDKRYAIDATKLNQDLGWKPSVTFEEGLGKTIDWYLENKEWLENVTTGNYQDYYHKQYS